The proteins below are encoded in one region of Holophagaceae bacterium:
- the rpsB gene encoding 30S ribosomal protein S2, which translates to MAAIQMKELLEAGVHFGHQTKRWNPKMKPYIFGARNSIYIIDLQKTLRLWNTAANFLTKSAAEGKSFLFVATKPQAQELIAEQAARCGAFYVNNRWLGGMLTNFSTIKKSLEKLREMEAILADPIRSAAMSKKEQLTLTRHKDKLVSAFSGIRDMRSLPDVVFVIDPNREDIAVTEANKIGLKIVALVDTNCDPDKIDYVIPANDDAIRSIHLFSERVADSILEGRQSFQDKGDSTAMKEMMAEKMEQEAQ; encoded by the coding sequence ATGGCTGCCATCCAAATGAAAGAACTGCTCGAAGCCGGCGTGCACTTCGGCCACCAGACCAAGCGCTGGAACCCGAAGATGAAGCCCTACATCTTCGGCGCCCGCAACAGCATCTACATCATCGACCTGCAGAAGACCCTGCGCCTGTGGAACACGGCCGCCAACTTCCTGACGAAGTCCGCCGCCGAGGGCAAGAGCTTCCTCTTCGTGGCCACCAAGCCCCAGGCCCAGGAGCTCATCGCGGAGCAGGCCGCCCGCTGCGGCGCCTTTTATGTGAACAACCGCTGGCTGGGCGGCATGCTCACCAACTTCTCCACCATCAAGAAATCCTTGGAAAAGCTTCGTGAGATGGAAGCCATCCTGGCGGATCCCATCCGCAGCGCGGCCATGAGCAAGAAAGAGCAGCTCACCCTCACCCGCCACAAGGACAAGCTCGTGAGCGCCTTCTCCGGCATCCGCGACATGCGCAGCCTGCCCGACGTGGTCTTCGTCATTGATCCGAACCGCGAGGACATCGCGGTCACGGAAGCCAACAAGATCGGCCTCAAGATCGTGGCCCTGGTGGACACCAACTGCGATCCCGACAAGATCGACTATGTGATCCCCGCCAACGACGACGCCATCCGCTCCATCCACCTGTTCAGCGAGCGCGTTGCCGACTCCATCCTCGAAGGCCGCCAGTCCTTCCAGGACAAGGGCGACAGCACCGCCATGAAGGAAATGATGGCGGAAAAGATGGAGCAGGAGGCCCAGTAG
- the tsf gene encoding translation elongation factor Ts: MAYTAQDVKALREKTGIGMMDCKKALEESNGDMEGAIEYLRKKGLAASAKKADRIASEGIVESYIHPGGRVGVIVEVNSETDFVARNEAFQRMVKEIAMHIAAADPAPRFVTKEEVTQDFLETEKRIATEMALATGKPANIVEKIVEGKMNSIFKEVCLLEQPFIMNGDLTVQQYLSQKTAEIGEKLSIRRFTKYVLGEGLQKRQDDFAAEVAAQVAAK, encoded by the coding sequence ATGGCGTATACAGCCCAGGACGTGAAAGCCCTTCGAGAGAAGACCGGCATCGGCATGATGGATTGCAAGAAGGCCTTGGAAGAGAGCAATGGCGACATGGAAGGCGCCATCGAGTACCTCCGCAAGAAGGGCCTCGCGGCTTCCGCCAAGAAGGCCGACCGCATCGCCAGCGAAGGCATCGTGGAGTCCTACATCCACCCCGGCGGCCGCGTCGGCGTCATCGTCGAAGTGAACTCCGAGACCGACTTCGTGGCCCGCAATGAAGCTTTCCAGCGCATGGTCAAGGAAATCGCCATGCACATCGCCGCCGCCGATCCGGCTCCGCGCTTCGTGACCAAGGAAGAAGTGACCCAGGACTTCCTGGAAACCGAAAAGCGCATCGCCACCGAGATGGCGCTGGCCACCGGCAAGCCCGCCAACATCGTGGAAAAGATCGTCGAAGGCAAGATGAACTCGATCTTCAAGGAAGTCTGCCTGCTGGAACAGCCCTTCATCATGAACGGCGACCTCACGGTGCAGCAGTACCTGTCCCAGAAGACCGCCGAAATCGGCGAGAAGCTCAGCATCCGCCGGTTCACCAAGTACGTCCTCGGCGAGGGCCTGCAGAAACGCCAGGACGACTTCGCCGCCGAAGTGGCCGCCCAGGTGGCCGCGAAGTAG
- a CDS encoding UMP kinase, which translates to MKYKRILLKLSGEALMGELKGGIDPDVVQMIAEQVKAIRELNVDVGLVIGGGNIFRGVAGATKGMDRVTADHMGMLATMINALALQDALEHNHVQTRVLSGMEMPRISENYIRRRAVRHLEKGRVVIFGSGTGNPYFSTDTAAALRANEINAEVVMKATNVDGVYNSDPKKDPNAVKFDHVSHQECLEKGLQVMDAAAIALCMDNKLPILVFNMMKPGNLISAVMGEVVGTLVS; encoded by the coding sequence ATGAAATACAAGCGCATCCTGCTCAAGCTGTCCGGCGAGGCCCTGATGGGCGAATTGAAGGGCGGCATCGACCCCGATGTGGTCCAGATGATCGCCGAGCAGGTGAAGGCCATCCGCGAATTGAATGTGGATGTGGGCCTGGTCATCGGCGGCGGCAACATCTTCCGCGGCGTGGCCGGCGCCACCAAGGGCATGGACCGCGTCACCGCCGACCACATGGGCATGCTCGCCACCATGATCAACGCCCTGGCATTGCAAGACGCCCTGGAACACAACCATGTCCAGACCCGGGTCCTCAGCGGCATGGAGATGCCGCGCATCTCGGAGAACTACATCCGCCGCCGCGCGGTCCGCCATCTCGAAAAGGGCCGCGTGGTGATCTTCGGCAGCGGCACGGGCAACCCGTATTTCAGCACCGACACCGCCGCGGCGCTCCGGGCCAACGAGATCAACGCCGAAGTGGTGATGAAGGCCACGAATGTGGATGGCGTCTACAACAGCGATCCCAAAAAGGATCCCAATGCCGTCAAGTTCGACCACGTCAGCCACCAGGAATGCCTGGAGAAGGGCCTCCAGGTCATGGACGCCGCCGCCATCGCCCTCTGCATGGACAACAAACTGCCCATCCTGGTCTTCAACATGATGAAGCCCGGCAACCTCATTTCCGCCGTCATGGGCGAGGTGGTCGGAACGCTGGTGAGCTGA
- a CDS encoding site-2 protease family protein yields the protein MKRLLYLAPSIIVFSLAWPGVGFWGPVIMLGGLIFLHELGHFLVAKWMKLPVEVFSLGFGPRLVGFKWRETDVRLSALPLGGYVKLMGYNDEDPNADDPNGFLSQPTWKRMLFYSGGIIFNLATAVVLLFALNLDQARVAQFQSRWTVIQVVPQSRAESGGLKVGDEILAIGEKPLKDADWERDIIPYIQARPEVHTPFQILRGGAAQTLDLVPANEGGRGKVGFLPEVDRTPIAWRPLSVRDAGPAFLLASKGTAIATWRITGDYVRLLTFRANIKELGGPIAIARIGSQAAKSGWRNFLSLCALLSINLAVLNALPIPFLDGGHVAMLGFERIRGKDLSISVKERILTGGFLLLASLMVLVFALDIWRLKH from the coding sequence ATGAAGCGTCTGCTCTACCTCGCACCTTCGATAATCGTTTTCAGCCTTGCTTGGCCAGGCGTCGGCTTTTGGGGCCCCGTGATCATGCTCGGGGGACTCATCTTCCTGCATGAGCTGGGGCATTTTCTCGTGGCCAAATGGATGAAGCTTCCGGTGGAAGTTTTTTCCTTGGGCTTCGGCCCCAGGCTGGTCGGCTTCAAGTGGCGCGAGACGGATGTGCGCCTCTCGGCGCTGCCCCTGGGCGGGTACGTGAAGCTGATGGGCTACAACGACGAGGACCCCAACGCCGACGATCCCAACGGATTCCTGTCGCAGCCCACCTGGAAGCGGATGCTCTTCTATTCCGGCGGCATCATCTTCAACCTGGCCACGGCGGTGGTCCTGCTCTTCGCCCTGAACCTGGACCAGGCGCGCGTGGCCCAGTTCCAGTCGCGCTGGACCGTGATCCAAGTCGTGCCTCAATCCCGGGCAGAGAGCGGTGGATTGAAGGTCGGCGACGAAATCCTGGCCATCGGCGAGAAACCCCTGAAGGATGCTGACTGGGAACGGGACATCATTCCCTATATCCAGGCCCGCCCGGAGGTCCACACGCCCTTCCAGATCCTACGGGGCGGCGCTGCCCAAACCCTGGACCTGGTTCCAGCCAACGAAGGCGGGAGAGGGAAAGTCGGTTTCCTGCCTGAAGTCGACCGGACACCCATTGCCTGGCGCCCCCTCTCCGTGAGGGACGCCGGTCCTGCCTTCCTGCTTGCCTCCAAAGGGACTGCCATCGCCACCTGGCGCATCACCGGCGACTATGTGAGGCTGCTGACCTTCCGGGCCAACATCAAGGAGCTGGGCGGCCCCATCGCCATCGCCCGGATCGGCAGCCAGGCAGCCAAATCCGGCTGGCGGAACTTCCTGTCCCTCTGCGCGCTGCTCTCCATCAACCTCGCCGTGTTGAACGCCCTGCCCATCCCCTTCCTAGACGGCGGCCACGTCGCCATGCTGGGCTTCGAGCGCATCCGGGGCAAGGATCTGAGCATCTCGGTGAAAGAGCGCATCCTCACCGGCGGCTTCCTACTGCTGGCCTCGCTGATGGTGCTTGTTTTCGCCTTGGATATCTGGCGGTTGAAGCACTGA
- a CDS encoding 1-deoxy-D-xylulose-5-phosphate reductoisomerase, which yields MAGATRRIAILGSTGSIGTSTLEVVAAHRERLSIVALAAGRNRELLRMQCERFKPACVSVGNPRDAAWLRTALGYSPEIHSGPEGLLACALHPDVDTVVAAVVGAAGLQSTEAALRAGHRVCVANKESLVVGGTLMRAAMEAGGGELLPVDSEHAALHQLLEARAPGSIREVRITASGGPFREWTMARIQAATRDEALNHPTWKMGPKITIDSATLMNKGLEVIEASVLFGLSADQIAVTVHPQSQVHAMVGFRDGTYQLQVSANDMKLPIQYTLLFPDNVPGPVPCYDWAESRSWTFEAPDLERFPCLGLAYAALRAGGTAPTVLNAANEVAVAAFLEGRIGFWDIQACNAEVMARIPSEAAGSLEAVLAADRNARDNARSWIALK from the coding sequence ATGGCGGGGGCCACCCGGCGCATTGCCATTCTGGGATCCACCGGTTCCATCGGAACCTCCACCCTCGAGGTCGTGGCGGCCCACCGGGAGCGCCTGTCCATCGTCGCGCTCGCCGCCGGGCGCAATCGCGAACTGCTGCGCATGCAGTGCGAGCGGTTCAAGCCTGCGTGCGTGTCCGTGGGCAATCCCAGGGACGCGGCCTGGCTCCGGACGGCCCTCGGGTATTCACCGGAGATCCATTCCGGCCCCGAAGGCCTTCTCGCCTGCGCGCTGCACCCGGACGTGGATACCGTCGTGGCGGCGGTGGTGGGGGCTGCGGGCTTGCAGAGCACCGAGGCCGCGCTGCGGGCCGGCCACCGGGTCTGCGTGGCCAACAAGGAATCCCTGGTGGTGGGCGGAACGCTGATGCGCGCCGCCATGGAAGCGGGGGGCGGCGAATTGCTGCCCGTCGATTCCGAACATGCCGCGCTGCACCAGCTGCTGGAGGCCCGCGCCCCCGGAAGCATCCGGGAAGTCCGCATCACGGCCAGCGGCGGGCCGTTCCGGGAATGGACCATGGCCAGGATCCAGGCCGCCACGCGGGATGAAGCCCTGAACCACCCCACCTGGAAAATGGGCCCTAAAATCACCATCGATTCGGCGACGCTCATGAACAAGGGCCTGGAAGTCATCGAGGCCTCGGTGCTGTTCGGCCTTTCGGCGGACCAGATCGCGGTGACCGTCCACCCCCAAAGCCAGGTGCACGCCATGGTCGGTTTCCGGGATGGCACCTACCAGTTGCAGGTTTCCGCCAACGACATGAAGCTGCCCATCCAGTACACCCTGCTCTTCCCGGACAATGTGCCGGGCCCGGTGCCCTGCTATGACTGGGCGGAATCCCGGTCGTGGACCTTCGAGGCGCCGGATCTGGAGCGATTCCCCTGCCTGGGCCTGGCCTACGCAGCCCTCCGCGCCGGGGGCACCGCGCCGACGGTTCTCAATGCCGCCAACGAAGTGGCCGTCGCCGCCTTCCTGGAAGGCCGCATCGGTTTTTGGGATATCCAGGCCTGCAATGCCGAGGTCATGGCGCGGATTCCTTCGGAGGCTGCTGGCAGTCTTGAGGCAGTGCTGGCCGCGGATCGAAATGCGCGAGACAATGCTAGGTCCTGGATCGCGCTGAAGTGA
- a CDS encoding phosphatidate cytidylyltransferase: MTKYKAPHTAPMTAPAAIPAPARPAFDRRNMVLRISTALVFAVFFLSLLYWGGGTTWGNLAYFCLMGVSIFAGVRELTLMGRKMGFNPSLYAGTAVAWLLLMHFFLAARAPIGDRPLDPDLLPLWLVMAFGIGFIHFGALFFDQKMEQALPSQAITWMGALYLGLGLGFQQRLFMLGSSTVTNTGGRMVLALYVITWLGDTGAYFIGSLFGRHKLAPKVSPKKSWEGLAGNYLGNVLGAWLMKATVCPDWSPVDVVALGLLLGTMGQLGDLVESTWKRSAGVKDSNIGMGIPGHGGMLDRVDSLVFAAPALFAYVHYVHGLG; this comes from the coding sequence ATGACGAAATACAAAGCCCCCCACACCGCCCCCATGACGGCGCCGGCCGCGATTCCGGCCCCGGCGAGGCCCGCCTTCGACCGCAGGAATATGGTCCTGCGGATCTCCACTGCCCTTGTTTTCGCGGTGTTCTTCCTGAGCCTGCTTTACTGGGGCGGCGGCACCACCTGGGGCAACCTGGCGTATTTCTGCCTGATGGGCGTCTCGATCTTCGCGGGAGTGCGCGAACTGACCCTCATGGGCCGGAAGATGGGATTCAATCCTTCCCTCTACGCCGGCACCGCGGTGGCCTGGCTGCTGCTGATGCATTTCTTCCTGGCGGCCCGGGCGCCCATCGGCGATCGGCCCTTGGATCCTGACCTGCTGCCCCTGTGGCTCGTGATGGCGTTCGGCATCGGGTTCATCCACTTCGGCGCCCTTTTCTTCGACCAGAAAATGGAGCAGGCCCTGCCGAGCCAGGCCATCACCTGGATGGGCGCGCTGTACCTGGGCCTAGGCCTGGGTTTCCAGCAGCGGCTTTTCATGCTGGGATCCAGCACGGTCACCAACACCGGAGGGCGGATGGTGCTGGCCCTCTACGTCATCACCTGGCTCGGGGACACCGGGGCATATTTCATCGGCAGCCTCTTCGGCCGCCATAAATTGGCGCCCAAGGTGAGCCCCAAGAAATCCTGGGAGGGCCTGGCAGGCAACTATCTCGGCAACGTGTTAGGCGCCTGGCTCATGAAGGCGACGGTCTGCCCCGACTGGTCCCCGGTGGACGTGGTGGCGCTGGGCCTGCTGCTCGGCACCATGGGCCAGCTAGGGGACCTGGTGGAAAGCACCTGGAAGCGCAGCGCCGGGGTGAAGGACAGCAACATCGGCATGGGCATTCCCGGCCACGGCGGGATGCTGGACCGCGTGGACAGCCTGGTCTTCGCCGCCCCCGCGCTGTTCGCCTACGTGCACTACGTGCATGGGCTCGGGTGA
- the uppS gene encoding di-trans,poly-cis-decaprenylcistransferase, giving the protein MDGNGRWAAQRGWPRIKGHKAGVKAVEDILEAAVAEGIGHLSLFAFSTENWKRPGPEVASLMALLRMYLRMFRRRFIEKGIRFHHIGAIEGMPAGIQEDLRGLEAATAAHPGLVFHLALNYGSRLELVQAARRCVEDGLRAEAITEETLQARLWTGGAPDVDLLIRTSGELRLSNFLLWQSAYAEFYVTETLWPDFGSAQLREALDAYQQRERRFGGLAIAEE; this is encoded by the coding sequence ATGGACGGGAACGGGCGCTGGGCGGCGCAACGGGGGTGGCCGCGCATCAAGGGACACAAGGCCGGCGTCAAGGCCGTGGAGGATATCCTGGAGGCCGCCGTGGCCGAAGGGATCGGGCATTTGAGCCTGTTCGCGTTCTCCACGGAGAATTGGAAACGGCCGGGTCCGGAGGTGGCCAGCCTCATGGCCCTGCTGCGCATGTACCTGCGGATGTTCCGCCGCCGTTTCATCGAAAAGGGCATCCGGTTCCACCATATCGGCGCCATCGAGGGCATGCCCGCGGGCATCCAGGAGGATCTTCGCGGGCTGGAGGCGGCCACCGCCGCGCACCCGGGTCTGGTCTTCCATCTGGCGCTCAACTACGGATCCCGGCTGGAACTGGTGCAGGCGGCCCGGCGTTGCGTCGAGGACGGGCTGAGGGCCGAGGCAATCACCGAAGAGACCCTGCAGGCCCGGCTGTGGACCGGCGGCGCGCCGGACGTGGACCTGCTCATCCGGACCTCCGGAGAACTGCGACTATCCAATTTCCTGCTCTGGCAATCCGCCTACGCGGAGTTCTACGTTACTGAAACCCTATGGCCGGACTTCGGTTCCGCGCAGCTTCGGGAAGCCCTCGATGCCTACCAGCAGAGGGAACGGCGGTTCGGCGGGCTGGCCATCGCGGAAGAATGA
- a CDS encoding PAS domain S-box protein has protein sequence MVQFNTRANEILLKLVYYGPGLSGKTTNLQTLHALCQDQQRGEMFSVNTQEDRTLFFDLLPINLGYIYGNSIHLQIYTVPGQVQYDASRRVVLGGADGVVFVADSSESKMQDNVDSLSNLYHNLNANRLNIKQIPFVLQYNKRDLSDAMPVGVMNRRLNFRNVPYFEAVANRGPGVMDTFLAITRETVSSTFKKYHLDKKIKDFDEMLNLIDSNIRSNMRELPIPPDSLSQPESTVMRHSDVSVSDLVPGKVVDASELLEDALKSNMETARLYSELKQTKSTLEQKNAEMNQLYAQLERANQDNLKTRRYLEGIIQGVGEAIISFSSDGKILTWNMAAEQMFGHARADIVGQTMQLLTPASKSWEISQAATLISQGQSLRDMQTTRLRKNGEEFPVSISYAPVLGADDRVLAFSALVKDLGEQKELEKKLVDSQGQSGMGRVLPIILDALQARMNPIVVQSRLLQESAIDPAQAAQAQKIIHAVDSMQALMRPINLVLNPPSLKLEATQLNRLVLEAQKRVESEAAAAGVALDVSLDPTAPDASLDAEQMREGLVGLLRNAIFSAAKAPQKRVRVATRRVGEAMQLAAQDSGPLLSEAAQAAAFDLGSVRDLDSMGLAVAAAVIRQHGGRLVMRSQEGSGNTIMAEIPLVAGAGQPGPAGSQE, from the coding sequence ATGGTCCAGTTCAATACACGAGCGAATGAGATTCTCCTGAAGCTGGTCTACTACGGGCCCGGCTTGTCGGGGAAGACGACGAATCTGCAGACGCTCCATGCGCTTTGCCAGGACCAGCAGCGCGGCGAGATGTTCAGCGTCAACACCCAGGAGGACCGCACCCTCTTCTTCGACCTGCTGCCCATCAACCTGGGCTACATCTACGGCAACTCCATCCATCTCCAGATCTACACGGTGCCGGGCCAGGTGCAGTACGACGCTTCGCGGCGGGTGGTGCTGGGGGGGGCCGACGGCGTGGTCTTCGTGGCCGATAGCTCCGAGTCCAAGATGCAGGACAACGTGGATTCGCTTTCGAACCTGTACCACAACCTCAATGCGAACCGCCTGAACATCAAGCAGATCCCCTTCGTGCTCCAGTACAACAAGCGCGACCTCTCGGATGCCATGCCGGTGGGGGTCATGAACCGCCGGCTGAATTTCCGCAATGTCCCGTATTTCGAGGCCGTGGCGAACCGCGGCCCGGGCGTCATGGACACCTTCCTGGCCATCACCCGCGAAACGGTGAGCAGCACCTTCAAGAAGTACCACCTGGACAAGAAGATCAAGGACTTCGATGAGATGCTGAACCTCATCGACTCCAATATCCGGTCCAACATGCGGGAGCTGCCGATTCCGCCGGACTCCCTCAGCCAGCCCGAGTCCACGGTGATGCGCCACAGCGACGTGAGCGTGTCGGACCTGGTTCCCGGCAAGGTGGTCGACGCCAGCGAGCTGCTCGAGGATGCCCTGAAATCGAACATGGAGACCGCGCGCCTCTATTCGGAGCTGAAACAGACCAAATCGACCCTGGAACAGAAGAACGCCGAGATGAACCAGCTCTACGCGCAGCTGGAGAGGGCCAACCAGGACAACCTCAAGACCCGCCGCTACCTGGAAGGCATCATCCAGGGCGTCGGCGAGGCCATCATCTCCTTCAGCTCCGACGGCAAGATCCTCACCTGGAACATGGCCGCGGAACAAATGTTCGGCCACGCCCGGGCGGACATTGTGGGCCAGACCATGCAGCTGCTCACCCCGGCATCGAAAAGCTGGGAGATCTCCCAGGCCGCCACCTTGATCAGCCAGGGGCAGTCCCTGCGCGACATGCAGACCACTCGGCTCCGCAAGAACGGCGAGGAGTTCCCGGTGAGCATTTCCTATGCTCCGGTGCTGGGCGCCGATGACCGCGTGCTGGCTTTCTCCGCCCTGGTGAAGGACCTGGGCGAACAGAAGGAGCTGGAGAAAAAGCTCGTGGATTCCCAGGGTCAATCGGGCATGGGGAGGGTCCTGCCCATCATCCTCGACGCGCTGCAGGCCCGCATGAACCCCATCGTGGTGCAAAGCCGGCTCCTGCAGGAAAGCGCGATCGATCCGGCCCAGGCGGCGCAGGCCCAAAAAATCATCCATGCCGTGGATTCCATGCAGGCCCTGATGCGGCCCATCAACCTGGTGCTGAATCCGCCCTCCCTGAAGCTGGAGGCCACCCAGCTGAACCGGCTGGTGCTGGAAGCCCAGAAGCGCGTCGAATCCGAAGCCGCGGCCGCGGGCGTGGCGCTGGATGTGAGCCTCGACCCCACCGCGCCCGACGCCAGCCTCGATGCCGAACAGATGAGGGAAGGCCTCGTGGGCCTGCTGCGGAACGCGATCTTCTCGGCGGCGAAAGCCCCCCAGAAACGGGTGCGCGTCGCCACCCGGCGGGTGGGCGAGGCCATGCAGCTCGCGGCGCAGGACTCCGGCCCGCTGTTGAGCGAGGCCGCCCAGGCGGCCGCCTTCGATCTCGGCTCGGTGCGGGACCTGGATTCCATGGGGCTCGCGGTGGCCGCGGCGGTCATCCGGCAGCATGGAGGACGCCTGGTCATGCGCAGCCAGGAGGGATCAGGCAACACCATCATGGCGGAGATCCCCCTCGTTGCAGGCGCCGGGCAGCCGGGTCCGGCCGGCTCCCAGGAATGA
- the tnpA gene encoding IS200/IS605 family transposase gives MDLTESLSHSKWECKYHIVFIPKCRRKTLYEKLRPHLGEVFRKLAEQKESRIEEGHLMADHVHMLISIPPKYAVSQVIGFIKGKSAIHLARVYGESKRNFVGQHFWARGYFVSTVGRDEAVVRDYIRHQEKEDQRFEQLSLFR, from the coding sequence ATGGACCTGACTGAAAGTCTAAGCCACTCGAAATGGGAGTGTAAGTATCACATCGTCTTCATTCCGAAGTGTAGGAGAAAGACACTTTACGAAAAGCTGCGGCCACATCTGGGTGAGGTGTTCCGGAAGTTGGCGGAGCAGAAGGAGAGTCGAATCGAGGAAGGGCACCTGATGGCTGACCACGTTCACATGCTGATCTCGATTCCACCGAAGTATGCGGTGTCGCAGGTGATCGGGTTCATCAAAGGGAAGAGCGCGATCCATTTGGCGCGGGTGTATGGAGAGAGCAAGCGCAATTTCGTCGGGCAGCACTTTTGGGCACGAGGGTATTTCGTGTCAACGGTGGGGCGCGACGAAGCGGTGGTGCGGGATTACATCCGGCACCAAGAAAAAGAGGATCAGAGATTTGAACAACTTTCACTCTTTCGCTAA
- a CDS encoding response regulator transcription factor, whose translation MNDGPNILLVEDELSLAEGIKLNLEMEGLPCIWITRGDEALKRILAEKYDLVILDVMLPGMDGFSVCERIREAKNYTPILFLTAKNTEDDRVHGFETGGDDYLGKPFQVRELLTRVRAILRREAWYRNRTFGGRQKFGDFWVDFENFCGEGPQGPFTMGVKECMILKLLMERAGQVVSRQEIIDRVWGEDAEPTPRTVDNFIVRLRRVMEVDAHHPRWVHTLRSVGYQFDPEGKLRKGEE comes from the coding sequence ATGAACGATGGCCCCAACATCCTGCTGGTGGAAGACGAGTTGAGCCTGGCCGAGGGCATCAAGCTGAACCTGGAGATGGAGGGCCTGCCCTGCATCTGGATCACCCGCGGGGATGAGGCCCTGAAGCGCATCCTGGCGGAAAAATATGATCTGGTGATCCTCGACGTGATGCTGCCGGGCATGGACGGGTTCAGCGTCTGCGAGCGCATCCGCGAGGCCAAGAACTACACGCCGATCCTGTTCCTCACCGCCAAGAACACCGAGGACGACCGGGTCCATGGCTTCGAAACCGGCGGGGACGACTACCTGGGCAAGCCCTTCCAGGTGCGGGAACTGCTCACCCGCGTGCGGGCCATCCTGCGCCGCGAAGCCTGGTACCGCAACCGCACCTTCGGCGGCCGCCAGAAATTCGGCGATTTCTGGGTGGATTTCGAGAATTTCTGCGGCGAAGGGCCCCAAGGGCCTTTCACCATGGGCGTGAAGGAATGCATGATCCTGAAGCTCCTCATGGAGCGCGCCGGGCAGGTGGTGAGCCGCCAGGAGATCATCGACCGCGTGTGGGGCGAAGACGCCGAGCCCACGCCGCGCACCGTGGACAACTTCATCGTCCGCCTCCGCCGCGTCATGGAAGTGGACGCGCATCACCCGCGGTGGGTGCACACCCTAAGAAGCGTGGGGTACCAGTTCGACCCGGAGGGGAAGCTGAGGAAGGGCGAAGAGTAA